The Silene latifolia isolate original U9 population chromosome X, ASM4854445v1, whole genome shotgun sequence genome contains the following window.
AAAAGGAATAGTAACTTGAAGAAGTTGAATGTGGACAATCTTCAGATTTCTCACTTCAAGATAACTGAATAACCACCCGGGCCCCTTCACACTTAACATACGGTATTATATTATATACTGTATTATTCTGTAGCAAATAAGGATGCTAGTATGCTACTTAATGTAATGACAAACAAATACTGATTAATTCAAACAAATACTCCGATATTGCCAAATGCAGGGACTTCTATTATTAAGGTTTTAGTTCTATTTACTGCATTTCCCCAACTTTTTTGGTGTATGTGTCTCAGCTTTTCACAGTATTTTAATCCCAGGCTCTCTTGCTTTGGCTACATGAAAAACAGCCAAGAAGCAAAAGTTACAGCAGCAGCAGCTTAGCTTTCACTCCACCTGAGTACATGAGCACAGCTAATAGTTGTGTTTCTGAATAGGCGTCAATACTAATATTGAGAGAAAAGGTTGCATATTCACGACCAAAGAAACGTCTGCAAGCTTTGTGTGCTACGTCTGCTTTGAATCTAATATTTATCGCCTTTGTCCTGTGCATGCTTTAATTTCTTGTGGAAGATGACACACGGTTAATTTCAATTGACAGGTAGAATTTCCCATCAAAGTGTGATTTACAGTTTTGGGACTTTACTGCTTCATCTGCTCAGTAGAAAACATATACCGCCCAGCCATGTAAATCTGTCTTTGTTTCGAATATCATATGTAATAGGAATAtgtataatagttgggcctcaaccatcaccttaaggttttggttgagttggttcatctatcaataTGAACTTTTAGAGACCTCTTTCATATCGACATGCTTTTGCTGCAGGCTAACTAATTTGGTCCTCTATGTGCACTTAATCTTTAGATTTAATACCAAACCCGTAGGGATGCTCTTTTCACTGCTTTCTTTTCATTCTCGTTAATGAATTCTTCATACTACTTTGCATATTATTTGTATTTAGTGTCTGCTTTGTCAAGTTGTGTTTCACCAACATGAGTAGTAGAGGGTTTATTTGCCAAAATTACTTCTTATTGACCTCTACCAGGACTCATCATACGGTCAATTATAAGCTACTAGATGAACAAACAACCATGTCTTCCTATATTTTCGGATCTGATGTGCAACTTTTAGCTACTACATGAACTAAATAATATACTCCTACTTTCTATCTGTTAAAGATTTCTCTACTGCTATCAAATGTTACACCCAGGTATCCAACTGTTACCAAAatgccaaaaaaataaaaaaaataaaaataaaaaaaaaaaaaaaataataatgacCGCAAGAAACATGAAAACTAAGCCGACCTGAAAAACCGACCCAACTCGGAGTTGGAATCCAATGTAACTTGAAGAATTATTGACCGAGTTTGCCTACTAAACTTGACAACATCTACTGTAGTTATGAGCCTCCAAACATATGAATCACACTAAATATTTACTCAAATGTACAACTACTAAAAACTAGGTGACATTCAGAAACAAGACAGATATGGCATGGCATGGCATTAAAAATGATAGGAGAGAGTCGTGTTTAAGACGACAAAATCACAGATGGGATAGACATGTGCAATCAGAAACATCCAAAAAAGCTCACATTGAACAACCTTCCCCTGTCAGTTGTCACATTggtaacagaaaaaaaaaaaaaaaaaaaaacatgcaaAGACAGTCATAAATCATAATCATAGATTCATAAAGCATCTGAATTCTCAAATCAGGAAAAAAACAGAAAGATGATGGGAGATGTTAATCCAGACTTCATTCAACCAAGTGATGAGAGGCCAAGTCCCAGCATAAGCCTTGAAGACCAACAAATCCCAGTGGTTGACATCTCCTCCTCACTTAGTAATGAACTTACTATAAGAGAGATCAAAGAAGCATGTCAAAAGTGGGGCTTCTTTCAAGTTATCGGCCACGGGGTTTCCCTGGAGAAGAGACACAAAGTTGAGTTGGCGGCAAGGCAGTTCTTCGCCTTGCCTCCCGAGGAAAAGAATAAGGTGTGCAGAGATGAATGCAACCCGCTTGGGTATTATGATTCTGAGCATACCAAAAATGTTAGAGATTGGAAACAGATATTTGATTTCACTGTTTTAGACCCTACTTTGGTTCCTGCTTCCCATCTCCCTCAAGATGAGGAGATCACAGAATTGAGGAACCAGTGGCCTCTTTATCCTTCTCATTTTAGGTactttttcattcattcatccttCTATTTTAGaattgcatttgatgagcaatttgatcattcaccctCAATTTGGAccacttgtcatcttataattataattagtcatctcctctttccttggtctttgagCCAAAACCAAAGATTAACAATTGACCGGGAGAGAGGAAGTATCTTTGTTGCAAGGCCGACCTATatattattgtttttgtttcaaatgtttacattgaagcccctatttatgattatTGCATGGAAGTAGACTTGAGTTTGGGGTAGAAAAATGTTCTATTCATTTTGTATTGGTTTTTCAGTGAAAATGAGCATTGGGAAACTCTAGTTTTATTCCGTCATTCTCATTGAAAATGGCCACTATCCGTcccaagctgaagacggatagtgtcctctcacaaaatgcaagtggatGGATGggcaagtgggggtatccatttccccccacttgcactatccatttgcattttgtgagagggacactatccgtcttcagcttatgACGGATAGTGTCCATATTCAATGGGAATTTGTGATTTTTGTTAGCGTTCCACTTTTTAGGCCCTTCCACTTGTTAGACCCCGGTTCTGAGAACTTAATGGAATTCCCTGCACGTCTGCTTTTTTGTTTGCCGACTGCGAAGTATTACTCTAAATTCCTAAGCTTAGAGTTGTTGTGATCAAGGATATGGTTTACATAATATTAGGTTAAAGTTCTAATCAACTTATTTATATCGTGCTTTGGCTCAGTTCATCATAGATTGATCATAGCTCTTGATAAACTCACGGTCACAGCTTGAGGATTTTTCACCAATACATATGTCTGCATTAACTAGTTGTTTTAGCCATTAATAGAATGCAATATTAGAGAAAGCATCAAACTGGACAGTCTCTTTTTTTTACTGCTTAAACCAGGGTGGCCTGTGAAGAGTACACCCAAGAAATGGTGGAATTGTCTTTCAAGCTGTTGGAGCTTATTGCATTAAGCCTAGGTCTGTCTGCAGACCGTCTTAGCGGATATTTCAAGGACCATGCTAGCTTTGTTCGCATCAACTACTATCCATCTTGTCCCTTTCCTCACTTGGCTCTTGGGGTTGGGCGACACAAAGACTCTGGGGCGCTAACCATCCTGGCACAAGATGATGTTGGAGGACTAGAAGTCAAACGGAAAATGGATGGGGAGTGGATCCCTGTGAAACCCATCCCGGATGCTTATATAATCAATGTTGGAGATGTTATTCAGGTTTGGAGCAATGACAGGTATGAGAGCGTGGAGCATAGAGTGAAAGTGAACCCTGTAAAGGAGAGACTGTCGATTCCATTCTTTTTTAATCCTTCATATTATGTGATGGTCAAACCTTTGGATGAGCTTCTCGATAAGGAGGAGAATGCCAAATACAAGGAGTATAACTATGGGAAGTTCTACAGTAGAAGAAGGCTCAGCGACTTTAAGAAGCTAAGTGCTGAAAATATCCAAATTCATCATTTTCGTATCCTAGAATAATCTAGGATACGAAAATGTAACTGTGAGAATGTGCAGTGTTTCTGAAATTGTCCCTATGGTATCAATTTTCTTACGGTAAATCCAGGCATCTTTTGAACGGAAACTTACACTGCGAATGCTCAAGCTTGTGTCTGAAGAATGTAGGTGAGGTCACGATTTCAGTTACGTAAGGATATGTTCCAATTTACGAATAACAAAAAATACTGTTACTAAAATTTGGAAGCATTTGATGTGTCTGGCTTTTGTTAAAGTTAGAGGATGTCTTAGTGTAATTTGTAAAACAAGGAGAAATTGTGAGaataaaggaggagcatgattgTGCGTTGAGATGAGTAGCGGCAAGCAGAGGCGCCTTGTTATTGAATTGCGACAGTATGTTCAGAATCCGGTCCATTTGCAGTATCTCCCTCATAGACCCACTTGATGAAAGGGTGTTCATAATAGCCTATTACAGTACTAGCTTAATTATGCACCATCGGCCTTACTTGACAATCTTGAAGAGGTGCCTAATTAAGTAAAATACAACTTGGTATTAAAATTACAGACTTAATAATAGTATTCACTTAAAATTAGTCTTGTTAATGAGCTAGTAGTACTCCTATAATAATAGAGTATGAGGTGATTGCTTATAGGGTGAACTATTAAAGATTGATTAAGATCCTTCCAGAAAAGTGATCCTAACTTAAATAATGAATACCCAATATGACGACACTTTAGTTTTATAATCCAACTTAATACTAAAAGTACTAAAATAGTGTCGTCCAACCTTATCTCAGGTTCTCAACTCATAATATGAATAATGTAATACTAATAATACCATGTTGCTTATTATGTTTCCCACTAGTTGCACATAATACTACGAAGTACTTTATTTGTTGACTAGATCAACATATATACAGGATTACATACTTGTCCAAAACTCAGAAATATGCTAGCTAACATTTGAGAATGGGAGGACTGAAGAGGAGGAGGGTGAAATAAAGGTAAAGAGACGCAAAATGAAAAAATGAGTTTTTCCTATGTATTACCACGAATTATCGTTATGGGGTGCCAAATTTTAATTAAAGATAGACAAATTTTTCATTGTTCCTACTTATTTACTACTCAGTATTATTCTCTCTCGCTAGCTCTCTTTTGCTCTATCACTGTGTATTATACTGTTTGGGATTATATatttacgtaatttattttcgcagtacaattTTTACTCATCATAGTACTTTTGTCACCAAATTTTCCATTTATCTACCCCTAACTAAAAAACTTCAAACCTAATTCTCTCTACCTTAACCTCCTCCAACTTTTTTCAAATTCTTCAATTATGAATGACTATTCTAGTATATAGCATGTATTTAATTCATTAATCGATTATTACTAATTAAATTGACTCTTTAttacttacttttttttttatcttttttaattagggtttatgttaaaattaattgg
Protein-coding sequences here:
- the LOC141619801 gene encoding protein LATERAL BRANCHING OXIDOREDUCTASE 1-like, with protein sequence MMGDVNPDFIQPSDERPSPSISLEDQQIPVVDISSSLSNELTIREIKEACQKWGFFQVIGHGVSLEKRHKVELAARQFFALPPEEKNKVCRDECNPLGYYDSEHTKNVRDWKQIFDFTVLDPTLVPASHLPQDEEITELRNQWPLYPSHFRVACEEYTQEMVELSFKLLELIALSLGLSADRLSGYFKDHASFVRINYYPSCPFPHLALGVGRHKDSGALTILAQDDVGGLEVKRKMDGEWIPVKPIPDAYIINVGDVIQVWSNDRYESVEHRVKVNPVKERLSIPFFFNPSYYVMVKPLDELLDKEENAKYKEYNYGKFYSRRRLSDFKKLSAENIQIHHFRILE